The following is a genomic window from Planifilum fulgidum.
CGCCTGGATGAAGAAGCACGAGGAAGCCCGCCGCCATTTGGAAGAAGGGCGATTCCTGCAGGCGACCCGCGCCCTGGAGGAGCTCGTGGAGCAGCACCCCGATTTCCTGGCCGCCCGCAACAATTTGTCCCTGGCCTATTACTACACGGGGAGATTGGACCGGGCGTTTCAGGAGATCCAACGGGTGCTGGAGGCGGATCCCAACAATCTGCACGCGCTGTGCAACCTGGCGGTGTTGTACCAGCACCTGGGGGAGACCGCCAAAAAGGAGCGCCTGGTGGAATCCCTGAAGAAATGGGTGCCCATGCATCTGGAGCACATGTACAAGCTGGGAACGACGATGGGCATCCTGGGGGAACACGAAACGGCCTATCAGATGTTTCGGCGGCTCCTCAGGATGGAATCCCAACCGGAACCCAGCCTGTATCACTATGCGGCGGCGGCGGCCTTCAACACGGGCCGGCATGCCGAAGCCGAAAGGCATTGGAAGCGGGCGATGGAAGCGGACCCGGAATCGGAGGTGCCGCGCTTTTACCTGAACCAGTGCAGGCAGTGGCTGACCCGGAAAAATGGCCGGACGCCGGTCGTCAGCTACCATTATCAACTTCCCTTTGAGCTGCAGTTCCGACAATTGGCACCCCGGGGGCTGGCCTCCGCGGAGCACGTCAGAAGAAATCCGTTGATCCGTTCCTCCTTTTTCTGGGCGCTGAATCACGGAGACCGGGAGACGAAGCTCCAGGTCATCAAACTGTTCGCCTGGATCGCCGACGACGAAGTGGAGCAGGTGCTGCGCCAATTCGTGATGAAGCCGGAGGAAGAGGATGAGCTGAAGAAAATGGCCCTGCTCGTGTTGAGCCATATGGGGGCCGAAGAGCCTTATCGCGCCTGGATCGGCGGGCGGGAGGTGGAAATCTTTTCCTCCTCCGGCGATCCGGGGCTCTCCGCCTGGATGGAGCAGTGGAAGCGGGTGTTGGAGTGTTGTCTGGACGGAATGCGCGGCCGGTATGACGCCGTCCAGATCAAGGACGCCCAAACCTTGTGGGCCCAGTATCTGGCCCACTGCAAGGCGGATCCCCCGACGGTCCGCAAGGTGGAGGGATGGGCCGCCGCCCTGGAGTATGTGGTGGCCAAAATGCACGGGCTGGCGCTTACCCAGGCGGATGCGGCCCGAAAATACCGGGTGGCGGCCGCCACCGTGGGCCGACATGCCCGGGAATTGGAACGGGTGTGCGATCTTTTCCCCAAGGATGCGGATTCGCGGCAAACAGAGAGAAACTGAGCGCGTCGTCCGTCGCCGGTCGGTGTGTCGTCTGCAAACGGGCGGCTCTCTTTTTGTCCGCCGGGGGATTTTCCTGTCGGCCGGGCTTGCCATGGCTAACGGCTGCGGAATAGGCGGGCGGAAGAGGCGGCGCCTCCCCGGACGGACAGCGGGATCGGGATCGCGTCAAATCGGTCGAAGGCCGGGAGAATTCCTGCGGGAGCGCCGCTTTTCTTCGCCCGGTTAGGGATTTTGAAGACTCGGGTAACCATATTAGTGGGACCGTGGTATGATCTGCAACGATCGCCGAAAGGTGGGTGTCAAATGTCGGAGAACAAAGTGTATGACGTCATCATCATCGGAGCAGGTCCTGCCGGAATGACCGCAGCGGTGTACGCCGCGCGCGCCAACCTGGATACCCTCATGCTGGAGCGGGGCGTGCCGGGGGGACAGATGGCCAACACGGAGGAAATC
Proteins encoded in this region:
- a CDS encoding tetratricopeptide repeat protein, giving the protein MKKSAKKQARSNKVVRLRMDAGFFFERAVRSLDRHNYDKALKYFRIAAEKEPDNPINLCNLAGILSEMGRFEESNEVLESILNEVDPQLHECYFYMANNAANMEDFDLAEEYLLRYLEEDPEGEFAEEANEMLQMLAYELGREPRQPNYGGKYAWMKKHEEARRHLEEGRFLQATRALEELVEQHPDFLAARNNLSLAYYYTGRLDRAFQEIQRVLEADPNNLHALCNLAVLYQHLGETAKKERLVESLKKWVPMHLEHMYKLGTTMGILGEHETAYQMFRRLLRMESQPEPSLYHYAAAAAFNTGRHAEAERHWKRAMEADPESEVPRFYLNQCRQWLTRKNGRTPVVSYHYQLPFELQFRQLAPRGLASAEHVRRNPLIRSSFFWALNHGDRETKLQVIKLFAWIADDEVEQVLRQFVMKPEEEDELKKMALLVLSHMGAEEPYRAWIGGREVEIFSSSGDPGLSAWMEQWKRVLECCLDGMRGRYDAVQIKDAQTLWAQYLAHCKADPPTVRKVEGWAAALEYVVAKMHGLALTQADAARKYRVAAATVGRHARELERVCDLFPKDADSRQTERN